From the Cyclopterus lumpus isolate fCycLum1 chromosome 25, fCycLum1.pri, whole genome shotgun sequence genome, one window contains:
- the LOC117728037 gene encoding protein LYRIC-like isoform X1 codes for MEQWQDAASQQFKLLTTRLNGLLSNGLGLLRSELGVDLGLKPELIPPWVILLAACTGLVLMVALWASACRSLFKKRPTESALDDGIEVKRGVGKPEEPKKKKKKSEKKAQPNGRAVAEPQEEAIASEEIVPHHQTPTPEVKAEKVAELKKSKKKAKQAVKETKTRTADGKEPEEGTWETKVSNKEKREQRKKDKGSSDGSASPGGGDTQASVPPEQPKASAAPAPASQKKKKGDSGKVKSEKIESAVSQVNSSEVVAVAATLTDVTVKAPAPKTDPWTTSREPASPWRVEIDESWTVIDRGMATTEQNLVSLPGLGVSTAEPVPVSNLPWLSQPRVEDEWSGHNGGSVDPSSDWNAPSEAWGNYEEPTPETPPALEKPFPQPATVDLLIGAADDDEDEKDKGETAGDGAAKTKKKKKKKKKAAEEGGAAGQGEEPEKEVAPRASVKKQPPVQENAAAVQPVKAAAVEARAEQPVKDNISQKPPVTQVPQKPTDGEPTAKNNLSASTQQKKPEESQGPKPAKKKKARRET; via the exons ATGGAGCAGTGGCAGGACGCGGCCTCTCAGCAGTTCAAGCTGCTTACAACTCGTTTGAATGGACTGTTGTCCAATGGTTTGGGGCTGCTGCGCTCCGAGCTCGGCGTGGATTTGGGTCTGAAGCCTGAGCTTATTCCACCATGGGTGATCCTCTTAGCGGCGTGTACCGGGCTGGTGCTGATGGTCGCTCTGTGGGCCTCAGCCTGTCGGTCTCTCTTCAAGAAACGACCCACTGAAAGCGCCTTGGACGACGGCATTGAAGTAAAGCGGGGTGTCGGTAAACCGGAAGAAccgaagaaaaagaagaagaagtcggaAAAG AAAGCCCAGCCAAATGGGAGAGCTGTTGCTGAACCACAGGAAGAAGCCATTGCGTCGGAAGAGATAGTGCCACATCACCAGACGCCAACACCAGAAGTCAAGGCTGAAAAGGTTGCAGAG TTAAAGAAGTCCAAGAAGAAGGCCAAACAGGCTGTTAAGGAGACAAAGACCAGGACTGCAGATGGCAAAGAACCAGAAGAAG GCACATGGGAGACCAAGGTCAGCAACAAGGAGAAGCGCGAGCAACGCAAGAAGGATAAGGGTTCCAGTGATGGCTCCGCCAGTCCTGGAGGAGGGGACACGCAAGCAAGCGTTCCCCCAGAGCAGCCCAAGGCCTCCGCAGCCCCTGCACCTGCcagccagaagaagaaaaaag GAGACTCTGGGAAAGTGAAGTCAGAGAAGATTGAGTCTGCAGTATCTCAAG TTAACAGCAGTGAGGTGGTAGCAGTGGCTGCTACTTTGACAGATGTGACTGTAAAGGCTCCTGCTCCAAAGACGGACCCCTGGACAACCAGTAGAGAGCCAGCGTCACCGTGGAGAGTGGAGATCGATG AGTCGTggactgtgattgacaggggCATGGCCACAACGGAGCAAAATCTGGTGTCTTTACCTGGACTGGGTGTTAGCACTGCTG AGCCCGTGCCTGTGAGCAACCTGCCCTGGCTAAGTCAGCCCAGAGTGGAAGACGAGTGGTCTGGACACA ATGGTGGTTCAGTGGACCCTAGCTCTGACTGGAACGCCCCCTCTGAAGCCTGGGGCAACTATGAAGAGCCCACTCCTGAGACCCCTCCTGCTCTGGAGAAACCCTTCCCTCAGCCCGCCACGGTGGATCTGTTGATTGGAGCGGCT gacgatgatgaagatgagaagGACAAGGGAGAGACGGCCGGTGATGGAGCGGCTaaaactaaaaagaagaaaaagaagaagaaaaaggctgctgaggagggaggagcggCTGGCCAG GGCGAGGAGCCAGAGAAGGAGGTGGCACCCAGAGCCTCCGTGAAGAAGCAGCCACCCGTTCAGGAAAACGCTGCTGCCGTCCAGCCTGTCAAAGCAGCTGCGGTCGAG GCGCGAGCAGAGCAACCGGTGAAGGACAACATATCCCAGAAACCCCCTGTCACACAAGTGCCACAGAAGCCAACTGATGGAGAGCCCACTGCCAAGAACAACCTTTCTGCTTCAACACAACAAA AAAAGCCTGAGGAGAGCCAAGGGCCCAAAccagcaaagaagaagaaggcgagGAGAGAGACATGA
- the LOC117728037 gene encoding protein LYRIC-like isoform X2, producing MEQWQDAASQQFKLLTTRLNGLLSNGLGLLRSELGVDLGLKPELIPPWVILLAACTGLVLMVALWASACRSLFKKRPTESALDDGIEVKRGVGKPEEPKKKKKKSEKKAQPNGRAVAEPQEEAIASEEIVPHHQTPTPEVKAEKVAELKKSKKKAKQAVKETKTRTADGKEPEEGTWETKVSNKEKREQRKKDKGSSDGSASPGGGDTQASVPPEQPKASAAPAPASQKKKKDSGKVKSEKIESAVSQVNSSEVVAVAATLTDVTVKAPAPKTDPWTTSREPASPWRVEIDESWTVIDRGMATTEQNLVSLPGLGVSTAEPVPVSNLPWLSQPRVEDEWSGHNGGSVDPSSDWNAPSEAWGNYEEPTPETPPALEKPFPQPATVDLLIGAADDDEDEKDKGETAGDGAAKTKKKKKKKKKAAEEGGAAGQGEEPEKEVAPRASVKKQPPVQENAAAVQPVKAAAVEARAEQPVKDNISQKPPVTQVPQKPTDGEPTAKNNLSASTQQKKPEESQGPKPAKKKKARRET from the exons ATGGAGCAGTGGCAGGACGCGGCCTCTCAGCAGTTCAAGCTGCTTACAACTCGTTTGAATGGACTGTTGTCCAATGGTTTGGGGCTGCTGCGCTCCGAGCTCGGCGTGGATTTGGGTCTGAAGCCTGAGCTTATTCCACCATGGGTGATCCTCTTAGCGGCGTGTACCGGGCTGGTGCTGATGGTCGCTCTGTGGGCCTCAGCCTGTCGGTCTCTCTTCAAGAAACGACCCACTGAAAGCGCCTTGGACGACGGCATTGAAGTAAAGCGGGGTGTCGGTAAACCGGAAGAAccgaagaaaaagaagaagaagtcggaAAAG AAAGCCCAGCCAAATGGGAGAGCTGTTGCTGAACCACAGGAAGAAGCCATTGCGTCGGAAGAGATAGTGCCACATCACCAGACGCCAACACCAGAAGTCAAGGCTGAAAAGGTTGCAGAG TTAAAGAAGTCCAAGAAGAAGGCCAAACAGGCTGTTAAGGAGACAAAGACCAGGACTGCAGATGGCAAAGAACCAGAAGAAG GCACATGGGAGACCAAGGTCAGCAACAAGGAGAAGCGCGAGCAACGCAAGAAGGATAAGGGTTCCAGTGATGGCTCCGCCAGTCCTGGAGGAGGGGACACGCAAGCAAGCGTTCCCCCAGAGCAGCCCAAGGCCTCCGCAGCCCCTGCACCTGCcagccagaagaagaaaaaag ACTCTGGGAAAGTGAAGTCAGAGAAGATTGAGTCTGCAGTATCTCAAG TTAACAGCAGTGAGGTGGTAGCAGTGGCTGCTACTTTGACAGATGTGACTGTAAAGGCTCCTGCTCCAAAGACGGACCCCTGGACAACCAGTAGAGAGCCAGCGTCACCGTGGAGAGTGGAGATCGATG AGTCGTggactgtgattgacaggggCATGGCCACAACGGAGCAAAATCTGGTGTCTTTACCTGGACTGGGTGTTAGCACTGCTG AGCCCGTGCCTGTGAGCAACCTGCCCTGGCTAAGTCAGCCCAGAGTGGAAGACGAGTGGTCTGGACACA ATGGTGGTTCAGTGGACCCTAGCTCTGACTGGAACGCCCCCTCTGAAGCCTGGGGCAACTATGAAGAGCCCACTCCTGAGACCCCTCCTGCTCTGGAGAAACCCTTCCCTCAGCCCGCCACGGTGGATCTGTTGATTGGAGCGGCT gacgatgatgaagatgagaagGACAAGGGAGAGACGGCCGGTGATGGAGCGGCTaaaactaaaaagaagaaaaagaagaagaaaaaggctgctgaggagggaggagcggCTGGCCAG GGCGAGGAGCCAGAGAAGGAGGTGGCACCCAGAGCCTCCGTGAAGAAGCAGCCACCCGTTCAGGAAAACGCTGCTGCCGTCCAGCCTGTCAAAGCAGCTGCGGTCGAG GCGCGAGCAGAGCAACCGGTGAAGGACAACATATCCCAGAAACCCCCTGTCACACAAGTGCCACAGAAGCCAACTGATGGAGAGCCCACTGCCAAGAACAACCTTTCTGCTTCAACACAACAAA AAAAGCCTGAGGAGAGCCAAGGGCCCAAAccagcaaagaagaagaaggcgagGAGAGAGACATGA